One genomic window of Dermacentor andersoni chromosome 8, qqDerAnde1_hic_scaffold, whole genome shotgun sequence includes the following:
- the LOC140219827 gene encoding uncharacterized protein → MVPKRKFKTQHAFGAWRRSMNAVRMAKLAKRVAGDCGDDSCSAASATPLEEVCVATSSAVPSESAMQGDGVSSVPAVLTASTSAIAAPSLASVAVSKDASSTVRVKTHFLTPEEIEAAEAQRNAVKNKLGATPATLRKFQAMSPDPAPATTVDEVFCLVQMCVFGHLLSKTLCQRCLSTGLTIQQGTQFGLATKLELVCPHCGIIANSWSSPRQNAGNAFEVNIRAIMAMKQIGKGQTAVNDFWAAMNVSHRGLHHKTYQEHLKKTFRGPETQRMESFYSESAAAVKKVYQGMDPGFTRDITVVYDGTWHKRGHTSHIGVGAVIEYHTGLILDAVVLSNQCLGCQTGPKPEDSEYSSWREQHICQRNTDAKSGRMEVEAALILFARSLTKHNLRYTTIVSDGDSATYSALVKENVYGLVPVVKEECLNHVQKRMGAALRNLVQKSDKALGGKGRLTKALIDKLTDYYGWALRNNSNDAAAMQRAVMASYHHITSTDAEPHHDLCPEGAGSWCRHKAAEANGLPQPRHRYNLPGYVAEAMLPVYQRLSEPSLLQRCLGAKTQDASESFHSVLWSLMPKEQHASLIAVETALNDAVMRYNAGNQRATKEISLSAGLTPGHLAIHRAVEKDALRMGKAEKRGQAKTERRQRKKACKDTANYSAGSF, encoded by the coding sequence ATGGTCCCTAAGCGGAAATTCAAAACGCAACATGCGTTCGGTGCGTGGCGTCGTTCTATGAATGCCGTCCGCATGGCGAAGTTGGCAAAGCGCGTTGCCGGCGATTGCGGAGACGATTCCTGCAGTGCTGCCTCTGCTACACCGCTAGAAGAAGTCTGTGTTGCCACTTCCAGCGCCGTACCTTCCGAGTCAGCAATGCAAGGAGACGGCGTTTCAAGTGTGCCTGCTGTCCTGACCGCATCAACCTCGGCGATCGCGGCACCCTCTCTCGCGTCTGTCGCCGTGAGCAAAGACGCATCGTCGACCGTGCGCGTGAAAACGCACTTTCTGACGCCGGAGGAGATAGAGGCGGCGGAGGCACAACGTAatgctgtgaaaaacaaacttggtgCCACGCCCGCGACGCTACGAAAATTTCAAGCAATGTCGCCCGATCCCGCACCTGCCACTACCGTAGATGAGGTATTTTGCCTTGTGCAAATGTGTGTGTTCGGCCACCTGCTCTCCAAAACCTTGTGCCAGCGCTGCCTTTCAACTGGACTGACAATTCAACAAGGTACCCAGTTCGGACTGGCTACAAAGCTTGAGTTGGTATGCCCACATTGTGGGATTATTGCTAATTCTTGGAGTTCACCACGCCAGAACGCAGGAAATGCTTTTGAGGTGAACATCCGAGCCATTATGGCTATGAAGCAAATTGGTAAGGGGCAGACAGCTGTAAATGACTTTTGGGCTGCTATGAATGTATCTCACAGAGGACTTCATCACAAGACGTACCAGGAACATCTGAAGAAGACATTCAGGGGCCCAGAGACTCAACGCATGGAGAGTTTCTATTCAGAATCAGCAGCTGCTGTGAAAAAGGTTTACCAGGGAATGGACCCAGGATTTACCAGAGACATTACTGTGGTCTATGATGGCACCTGGCACAAGCGTGGACACACATCCCACATTGGAGTTGGGGCAGTGATAGAGTATCACACTGGCCTCATCTTGGATGCAGTTGTCCTCTCAAACCAGTGCCTCGGGTGTCAAACAGGACCCAAACCAGAAGACTCCGAGTACTCAAGCTGGCGTGAGCAGCACATCTGCCAAAGAAACACTGATGCGAAGTCTGGAAGGatggaggtcgaggcagccttgATCCTTTTCGCCCGTTCACTGACAAAGCACAACCTCCGTTACACAACGATTGTGTCCGATGGAGACAGTGCCACCTACTCTGCCCTTGTGAAGGAGAATGTTTATGGGCTAGTCCCAGTTGTCAAAGAAGAATGCCTCAATCACGTGCAGAAAAGGATGGGGGCTGCACTGCGCAACCTAGTGCAAAAGAGTGATAAGGCATTGGGAGGGAAAGGAAGGCTGACAAAGGCTCTGATCGACAAGCTGACGGATTACTATGGCTGGGCTTTGAGAAACAACTCGAATGACGCGGCAGCAATGCAGCGTGCAGTGATGGCGTCCTACCATCACATCACATCCACCGATGCGGAGCCTCACCATGACCTATGCCCAGAGGGCGCTGGCTCATGGTGCCGCCACAAGGCTGCTGAGGCAAATGGCTTACCACAACCAAGGCACAGGTACAATCTGCCAGGCTATGTCGCTGAGGCTATGCTGCCTGTTTATCAGCGCCTCTCCGAGCCTTCCCTTCTTCAGCGGTGCCTTGGAGCGAAGACTCAAGATGCATCGGAATCATTTCATTCTGTTCTGTGGTCACTGATGCCCAAGGAGCAGCATGCATCCCTGATTGCAGTGGAGACAGCACTGAATGATGCAGTGATGCGGTATAATGCTGGAAACCAAAGGGCCACCAAAGAAATTTCTCTGTCTGCGGGGCTCACACCTGGCCACCTAGCCATCCATCGAGCCGTGGAAAAAGATGCCCTGCGCATGGGAAAGGCTGAGAAGCGAGGTCAAGCGAAGACTGAGAGGCGGCAGAGAAAGAAAGCCTGCAAAGACACCGCAAACTATTCTGCGGGGTCATTTTAG